The bacterium genome includes the window TTCATTATCAGCTAATTATATTGTTTTGCAAAAAGAAAAGCAACCTTATGGAAGGCTTTAAAATTACATTCTGCTTGATGTTAAAAGGGTGACTATACTAAAATATGTAGAGGTTTTTAAAAATTTTGATTGAAAGGGTTTTGGTGGTAAAAAATAAGGCGGGTATTCATGCAAGGCCTGCGGCTTTGATTACCCAAGTAGCAACAAAGTTTAAATGTGAGGTCTATATAAAAAAGGAAGAGATTGCAGGATGGATGAATGGAAAGAGCCTTCTTGGAATATTGTCATTAGAGGTATTTCAAGGGGATAGGGTAATTTTAAGATGTGAAGGAGAAGACGAAAAAGAGGCTATGAAAAGCATAACAAGGCTATTTGGAAAAAGGTTTAATGAAGATTAATGTAAATGTTATAAGAAGGGGGTGGTCGTTATGCCAACAATAAAGGTACCATTAGAAGAGGTTGCTCATATTTTGCAAAGGCTTACATCAGGAGAGATTGAGACTTTAGAAATTATGTTGACACCAAACCTTTCCAAAGAAATAAAAGAAAGGTGGCAAGATGCAAAGAAAGAACTTAGCAAGGCCAGAACAATTACAAAAGAAGATTTATTTGAAGAATGTACACAATAGCCTTTTTATCTGCTGTAAGAAAAGATATTAAAAGGCTAGATAAAAGGCTTAAGGAGAAGATAAGAAATGAGGAGATTAGAAAGATTGAGAAAGATCCCTATATCGCTGAACCACTTTCTTCTTGTTTTAAGGGATTATGGTCTTATCATTTTTCTTATGAGGGAACAGAATATAGAATTGTATATGAGATTTATCCAAAAGAAAAGATTGTTTTAATAATTATGATTAGAAAAAGAGAAAAATTTTATGAGGTATTGAAAAGGAGAATTATCGGGTAATGTTATTATTACAACAAATCAAAGGTTTCAACGAAATTTAATGAAGATTAAAAGGTTTTCTGGGATTGGTGCGTCCTCTGGGATTGTTAAAGGAAAGGCATATCTCTTTAGCCTTGGAAGGCAGATGCCTATAAAAAGGGAGTTAAAGGAAAAAGAACGCAAAGAAGAAAAGGCTATGTTAAAATATGCGCTGGAGAAGACAAAAGAGGAAATATCAACAGTAATGGAGAAGATAAAAGATGATTTTGGGGCTAAGTTTTCAGATATCTTTAATGTTCACCTCGCTTTATTAAATGACCCAACGCTTATTCCCGTTGCAGAGAAAAATATAGAAAAGGGGGTAAATGCTTCCTATGCTTTTCAAGAGGCTGTCCGCATGGTTATTGATAATCTATCTTTGCATTCTGGTCAAGCTGGAAGAACTATTGAAATTCTTCATGATATCTCGTCAAAGATGTTTTATCATCTTGGTGAAAGGGATTATAAAAGGTTGGAGGATTTAGATGAACAGGTTGTTCTTGTTGCAAGAAATATCTCGCCTTATGATACTGCCTCTATCCCAAAGGAAAAGATTGCAGGAATTCTATGTAGTATGGGAACGCAGACATCCCATGCGGCAATCCTTGCCAGGGCTTTAAGAATCCCTGCTGTTCTTGGGATTTCTGATATTGAGAATATTGTTTTACAAGATGATATTATAATCCTTGATGGAAGAAAGGGGCTGGTTATAGTAAATCCAGGAAAAAAAGAGGAGGAATTGTATCAAAGGAGAAAGAAGGAGGAGGAGCTTGAGAAATATTTTAAGGAAGGCCTTGTCCATCTTCCCTCAAAGACAAAGGATGGACATAGGATAAACCTCTCTGCAAATATTGAGCTTGCTGATGAGGTACATTTGATAAGAAAAGAGAATGCTGATGGCATAGGATTATTCAGGACAGAGTTTTTGTTCGTTGATAGGTTAGATATTCCAGATGAAGATGAACAAACAAGGGTCTATTCAGAGATAGGAGAGATTGCCTATCCACATTATGTTACCATAAGAACACTTGATATTGGTGAGGATAAGATACCCTTGTTTTTAAAAGAAAAATCCTTTTCTTCTTCCTTGAGGGCAATTAGGCTTTTATTGAAATATAAGGAGATATTTAAAACCCAGCTAAGGGCAATACTAAAGGCAAATAAAATGGGGAATATTAAGATTATGTTTCCTATGGTTACTTGTGCTGATGAGCTGATTAAAGCAATCGCTCTTTTGAAAGAGGCAAGTGATGAGCTTAAAAAGGAGGGAAAAGAATTTGATGAGGATATAGAGATAGGGACAATGATTGAGACGCCCTCCTCTGCTATTGCAGCTGATACATTGGTAGAGCTTGTAGATTTCTTTTCTATTGGCACAAATGACCTAATTCAATATACCCTTGTTGTTGACAGAACGAGCCCTGATACAGCCTATCTTTACGAGCCATTACATCCTTCAATTTTAAGGCTTATAAAAAATGTTATTGATGTTGGTCATAAATCTGGGGTGTGGGTTGCGATGTGTGGTGAAATGGCATCAGATTCTTTATATACACCCCTCCTTCTTGGATTAGGAATTGATGAGTTAAGTGTCAATTGGGATGTAATGGGAAGAATAAGAAAGGCAATAAGAAATATAACAATGGATGAAGCAAAGCAAATAGCAGAAAAAACCCTTTCTTTAACAAAACCAGAGGAGATAAGGAAATTTTTGGAAAAGGAGGTATATGGATAAAAAATGGAAAGAAAAATAGGCGAGGTAAAGGTAAGTAATGAAGCAATAGCATCAATTGCTGGTATTACAGCATCAAATGTTGATGGTGTTGTTGGTTTAAGTGGAGGTATAAGAGATGGAATTGTCAATATCTTAACTAGAGGACAGGTTACAAAAGGGGTAAAGGTAGAGGTTGGGCAGGAGGAGGTTATTGTTGATGTCTCAATAATTTTAAGATATGGGGTAAAGATTTTTGATGTCTCCTTTTCTGTCCAGGAGGCTGTAAAAAAAGCAATTCAAGATATGACAGGCTTAAGGGTGGTTGAGGTAAATGTCTTTGTTGAGGGTGTTGAAATAGTAGAAAAGGAGGAAAGGAGATTAAAA containing:
- a CDS encoding HPr family phosphocarrier protein produces the protein MIERVLVVKNKAGIHARPAALITQVATKFKCEVYIKKEEIAGWMNGKSLLGILSLEVFQGDRVILRCEGEDEKEAMKSITRLFGKRFNED
- a CDS encoding type II toxin-antitoxin system RelE/ParE family toxin; the encoded protein is MYTIAFLSAVRKDIKRLDKRLKEKIRNEEIRKIEKDPYIAEPLSSCFKGLWSYHFSYEGTEYRIVYEIYPKEKIVLIIMIRKREKFYEVLKRRIIG
- the ptsP gene encoding phosphoenolpyruvate--protein phosphotransferase is translated as MKIKRFSGIGASSGIVKGKAYLFSLGRQMPIKRELKEKERKEEKAMLKYALEKTKEEISTVMEKIKDDFGAKFSDIFNVHLALLNDPTLIPVAEKNIEKGVNASYAFQEAVRMVIDNLSLHSGQAGRTIEILHDISSKMFYHLGERDYKRLEDLDEQVVLVARNISPYDTASIPKEKIAGILCSMGTQTSHAAILARALRIPAVLGISDIENIVLQDDIIILDGRKGLVIVNPGKKEEELYQRRKKEEELEKYFKEGLVHLPSKTKDGHRINLSANIELADEVHLIRKENADGIGLFRTEFLFVDRLDIPDEDEQTRVYSEIGEIAYPHYVTIRTLDIGEDKIPLFLKEKSFSSSLRAIRLLLKYKEIFKTQLRAILKANKMGNIKIMFPMVTCADELIKAIALLKEASDELKKEGKEFDEDIEIGTMIETPSSAIAADTLVELVDFFSIGTNDLIQYTLVVDRTSPDTAYLYEPLHPSILRLIKNVIDVGHKSGVWVAMCGEMASDSLYTPLLLGLGIDELSVNWDVMGRIRKAIRNITMDEAKQIAEKTLSLTKPEEIRKFLEKEVYG
- a CDS encoding Asp23/Gls24 family envelope stress response protein, producing MERKIGEVKVSNEAIASIAGITASNVDGVVGLSGGIRDGIVNILTRGQVTKGVKVEVGQEEVIVDVSIILRYGVKIFDVSFSVQEAVKKAIQDMTGLRVVEVNVFVEGVEIVEKEERRLK